The Trueperaceae bacterium genome has a window encoding:
- the hisD gene encoding histidinol dehydrogenase — protein MRIFQNAATAIAWCEARAAFEQGDEATRESVREIIRDVRERGDAALVDFTARFDGAVFEGVVVPNDQLAAAEGELPPDLASAIRLAAARVEAYYRGQAEGGFMHAADGGILGQLIVPLESVGCYVPGGTAPLFSTVLMTAVPARVAGVERVVVATPPRADGSVPPEVRFAALVAGVDQVLRVGGAHGVAALAYGTASVRRVDKIVGPGNRYVVEAKRQLFGAVGIESLPGPTETLVVADEAAAPTHVVADLLAQAEHAQAQPVLVTTSLALLEHVVTALPAAAAALPAPRAAVGSVEERGVAVLVADLDEAMDVANAFAPEHLCLLVTDPWRLAARARNAGGLFLGAHSLEALGDYLVGPSHVMPTGATARFSSFVNLRDFQKVVPVTYLTPAQVRRLGPAAALMARAEGLEAHARAIEARLGPEA, from the coding sequence ATGCGGATATTCCAGAACGCCGCCACCGCCATCGCCTGGTGCGAGGCGCGGGCCGCCTTCGAGCAGGGCGACGAGGCCACGCGCGAGAGCGTGCGCGAGATAATCAGGGACGTTCGCGAGCGCGGCGACGCGGCGCTCGTCGACTTCACTGCCCGCTTCGATGGCGCCGTGTTCGAGGGCGTGGTCGTGCCGAACGACCAGCTTGCCGCCGCCGAGGGCGAGCTGCCGCCCGACCTGGCATCGGCCATCCGGCTGGCCGCCGCGCGCGTGGAGGCCTATTACCGTGGCCAGGCGGAGGGCGGCTTCATGCACGCCGCCGACGGCGGCATCCTGGGGCAGCTCATCGTGCCCCTCGAGAGCGTTGGCTGCTACGTGCCCGGTGGCACGGCGCCGCTCTTCTCCACGGTCTTGATGACGGCCGTGCCGGCGCGCGTTGCCGGCGTCGAGCGCGTCGTCGTCGCCACGCCGCCCCGCGCGGACGGCAGCGTGCCGCCCGAGGTGCGCTTCGCGGCGCTCGTGGCCGGCGTCGACCAGGTGTTGCGGGTCGGCGGCGCCCACGGCGTGGCCGCCCTCGCCTACGGCACGGCGAGCGTGCGGCGCGTCGACAAGATCGTGGGCCCCGGCAACCGTTACGTCGTCGAGGCCAAGCGGCAGCTGTTCGGCGCGGTGGGGATCGAATCGCTGCCGGGCCCCACGGAGACGCTCGTCGTCGCCGACGAGGCGGCCGCGCCCACGCACGTGGTGGCTGACCTCCTGGCGCAGGCCGAACACGCACAGGCGCAGCCCGTCCTGGTCACCACCAGCCTGGCGCTGCTCGAGCACGTCGTGACCGCCCTGCCCGCCGCGGCGGCGGCGCTGCCGGCGCCGCGCGCCGCCGTGGGCTCTGTCGAGGAGCGCGGCGTGGCCGTGCTCGTCGCCGACCTGGACGAGGCCATGGACGTCGCCAACGCCTTCGCGCCCGAGCACCTGTGCCTGCTGGTCACCGACCCCTGGCGCCTCGCCGCCAGGGCGCGCAACGCCGGTGGTCTCTTCCTTGGCGCGCACAGCCTCGAGGCCCTGGGCGACTACCTGGTGGGCCCCAGCCACGTCATGCCGACGGGCGCCACGGCCCGCTTCAGCTCGTTCGTGAACCTGCGCGACTTCCAGAAGGTCGTGCCGGTGACCTACCTGACCCCCGCCCAGGTGCGCCGGTTGGGGCCGGCCGCCGCCCTGATGGCGCGCGCCGAGGGGCTCGAGGCGCACGCCAGGGCCATCGAGGCGCGCCTCGGACCGGAGGCGTGA
- the typA gene encoding translational GTPase TypA, protein MNHRNVAIIAHVDHGKTTLVDGLLRQSNVFRANQQVAERVMDSGDIERERGITILAKNTAVEWKGEKINIVDTPGHADFGGEVERALTMVDGVLLLVDAAEGPMPQTRFVLKKALARGLKPIVVINKVDKRDARPDEVASLTFDLMVDLGADDHQLDFPIIHAVAREGRAWREGDAPGTDLAPLFQVIHDHVPPAKADPDAPFRFQVANLDYSDYLGRLALGRVLDGTVRPGDTVVRVAPGKAPEKVRVTKVYTHLGLNRIETETGLPGDIIVLSGLGDVTIGDTLCDPEHVAALPAVEVDEPTVSVTFSPNTSPFAGREGTYVTSRHLADRLERELLVNVALRVEPVGSERYRVSGRGELHLSILVENMRREGYEFSVSRPEVIMKEDGGAVLEPFERVLCDIPNGAMGSVMESLTARRGVLVSMDPGETRSRLEFRIPSRSLFGYRNLFLSMTQGEGLLNHTFDGYEPFAGEVTTRNHGSLVSMEAGEAFAYSLFKLEDRGIFFIDPGTEVYVGMIVGANARMGDLDVNVCKNKKLTNVRAAGSDDNLLLTPPKRLTLEEALEYLDDDELLEVTPRSLRLRKRVLDPNMRKRERGKALA, encoded by the coding sequence ATGAACCATCGCAACGTCGCCATAATCGCCCACGTCGACCACGGCAAGACCACGCTCGTCGACGGGCTCTTGCGCCAGTCGAACGTCTTCCGCGCCAACCAACAGGTGGCGGAACGCGTGATGGACTCGGGCGACATCGAACGCGAACGGGGGATCACCATCCTCGCCAAGAACACCGCCGTCGAGTGGAAGGGCGAGAAGATCAACATCGTCGACACGCCCGGCCACGCCGACTTCGGGGGCGAGGTCGAGCGGGCGCTGACGATGGTCGACGGCGTGCTCCTCCTGGTCGACGCCGCCGAGGGGCCCATGCCGCAGACGCGCTTCGTGCTCAAGAAGGCGCTCGCCCGGGGCCTCAAGCCGATCGTGGTCATCAACAAGGTCGACAAGCGCGACGCCAGGCCCGACGAGGTGGCGTCGCTGACGTTCGACCTGATGGTCGACCTTGGCGCGGACGACCACCAGCTCGACTTCCCCATCATCCACGCCGTGGCGCGCGAGGGGCGCGCCTGGCGCGAGGGCGACGCCCCCGGCACCGACCTGGCGCCGCTCTTCCAGGTCATCCACGACCACGTGCCGCCGGCCAAGGCCGACCCCGACGCCCCGTTCCGGTTCCAGGTGGCCAACCTCGACTACTCCGACTACCTGGGGCGGTTGGCGTTGGGCCGCGTGCTCGACGGCACCGTCCGGCCCGGCGACACGGTCGTCCGCGTCGCGCCCGGCAAGGCGCCCGAGAAGGTCCGCGTCACCAAGGTGTACACGCACCTGGGCCTCAACCGCATCGAGACGGAGACGGGGCTGCCCGGCGACATCATCGTCCTCTCGGGCCTTGGCGACGTGACGATCGGTGACACCCTGTGCGACCCGGAGCACGTTGCCGCGCTGCCGGCCGTGGAGGTGGACGAGCCAACGGTGAGCGTGACGTTCTCGCCCAACACCTCGCCGTTCGCGGGGCGCGAGGGCACGTACGTCACGAGCCGCCACCTGGCCGACCGCCTCGAGCGCGAGCTCCTCGTCAACGTGGCGCTCCGCGTGGAGCCCGTCGGGAGCGAGCGTTACCGCGTGAGCGGCCGCGGTGAGCTGCACCTCTCGATCCTGGTCGAGAACATGCGCCGCGAGGGTTACGAGTTCAGCGTCTCGCGCCCCGAGGTGATCATGAAGGAGGACGGGGGGGCGGTGCTCGAGCCGTTCGAACGCGTGCTGTGCGACATACCCAACGGCGCCATGGGGAGCGTCATGGAGTCGCTCACGGCGCGGCGCGGTGTGTTGGTGAGCATGGACCCGGGCGAGACGCGCTCGCGCCTCGAGTTCCGCATCCCCAGCCGCAGCCTGTTCGGCTACCGCAACCTGTTCCTCTCCATGACGCAGGGGGAGGGGCTACTCAACCACACGTTCGACGGCTACGAACCGTTCGCGGGCGAGGTCACCACGCGCAACCACGGCTCGCTCGTGTCGATGGAGGCGGGCGAGGCCTTCGCCTACAGCCTCTTCAAGCTCGAGGACCGCGGCATCTTCTTCATCGACCCCGGCACCGAGGTGTACGTGGGGATGATCGTGGGCGCCAACGCGCGCATGGGCGACCTCGACGTCAACGTCTGCAAGAACAAGAAGCTCACCAACGTGCGCGCCGCGGGCTCCGACGACAACCTGCTGCTCACGCCGCCCAAGCGCCTTACGCTCGAGGAGGCGCTCGAGTACCTCGACGACGACGAGCTGCTCGAGGTCACGCCGCGGTCGCTGCGGCTGCGCAAGCGCGTCTTGGACCCGAACATGCGCAAACGCGAGCGGGGCAAGGCGCTGGCCTGA
- a CDS encoding FAD-dependent oxidoreductase, translating to MTAGLLVVGGGIAGCEAAFAAARAGTDTVLVTTSLDTLYVMAHGARELRPPPGSLMAACLGGAERAAANGARLRREAKRLLEREPRLHLLQSTVSELLVEEGVVVGAGTWEGPVIRASRVALCVGSFLGARLRVGASVEHAGRLSEMAYDDLRDDLVRRGFALRPERLALDGAGGALPYTVHFDVLTAAEVGEGRHAAPRLAGLYAAGACLGRFGYEACASDGMALAAAVLGAGDGAQSGRAAPGALLL from the coding sequence GTGACCGCCGGGCTCCTCGTCGTCGGGGGCGGCATCGCCGGCTGCGAAGCGGCGTTCGCGGCGGCTCGCGCCGGCACGGACACCGTCCTGGTCACGACGAGCCTGGACACCCTCTACGTGATGGCACACGGCGCCCGCGAGCTGCGGCCACCGCCCGGCAGCCTAATGGCCGCGTGTCTCGGCGGTGCGGAGCGGGCCGCGGCCAACGGCGCGCGCCTGCGGCGCGAGGCGAAACGGCTTCTCGAGCGCGAGCCCCGCCTGCACCTGCTTCAGTCCACCGTCTCCGAGCTGCTGGTGGAGGAGGGCGTAGTAGTGGGCGCGGGCACCTGGGAGGGACCCGTCATCCGCGCTTCTCGCGTGGCGCTCTGCGTCGGCAGCTTCCTCGGCGCCCGCCTGAGAGTCGGCGCGAGCGTGGAGCACGCAGGTCGCCTCAGCGAGATGGCGTACGACGACCTGCGCGACGACCTGGTGCGCCGCGGCTTCGCGCTTAGGCCGGAGAGGCTGGCGCTGGACGGGGCGGGTGGGGCGCTGCCGTACACCGTTCACTTCGACGTGCTGACTGCAGCCGAGGTGGGGGAGGGTCGCCACGCGGCTCCCCGGCTGGCGGGCCTATACGCGGCCGGCGCGTGCCTGGGGCGCTTCGGGTACGAGGCCTGCGCCAGCGACGGCATGGCGCTGGCGGCGGCGGTGCTGGGCGCCGGCGACGGCGCTCAGTCTGGGCGGGCCGCTCCCGGCGCGCTGCTCTTGTAG
- a CDS encoding TetR/AcrR family transcriptional regulator, with the protein MNAPPGPPDAQAEPGTTKPAPTRTALAERRARRKANRRAHILAVALASIEERGLKGATFELIASRAGVSRGTVFNYFPTKESMLVAYFGEQLELLALRLRRRRRRAGFDGLSEIAYLFDELADFVAGHHQLILPISFELLDPNEERSRAAFLALPLVPLLRDAIRRAQGEGGLRSDHSPERLARTLANVYFITALQWAAYRRDRSVHEEFRLALKLSLEGMCCAGAAGSAGPAERAPGG; encoded by the coding sequence GTGAACGCTCCGCCAGGCCCGCCCGACGCCCAAGCCGAGCCGGGCACGACCAAGCCGGCGCCGACTAGGACGGCGCTCGCGGAGCGGCGCGCGCGCCGGAAGGCGAACCGCCGAGCACACATCCTGGCCGTCGCGCTGGCCTCGATCGAGGAGCGCGGCCTGAAGGGCGCCACCTTCGAGCTGATCGCGAGCCGCGCCGGGGTGTCGCGCGGCACCGTCTTCAACTACTTCCCGACCAAGGAGAGCATGCTGGTCGCCTACTTCGGCGAGCAGCTCGAACTGCTCGCGCTGCGCCTACGCAGGCGCCGGCGGCGCGCCGGCTTCGACGGCCTCAGCGAGATCGCCTACCTGTTCGACGAGCTCGCCGACTTCGTGGCCGGGCACCACCAGCTCATCCTCCCTATCTCCTTCGAGCTGCTCGACCCGAACGAGGAGCGCTCGCGCGCCGCCTTCCTGGCCCTACCGCTCGTCCCCCTCCTCAGGGACGCCATCCGGCGCGCCCAGGGCGAGGGGGGCCTGCGCTCGGACCACTCGCCCGAGCGGTTGGCCCGCACGTTGGCGAACGTCTACTTCATCACGGCGCTTCAGTGGGCCGCCTACCGCCGCGATCGCTCCGTTCACGAGGAGTTCAGGCTCGCCCTGAAGCTCAGCCTCGAGGGCATGTGCTGCGCCGGCGCGGCGGGGTCCGCCGGGCCCGCCGAACGGGCACCCGGCGGCTGA
- a CDS encoding MBL fold metallo-hydrolase: MSAPVEIVTLPLGPVRANAYLLALAGQVVVVDPGDAGEELGAALAERGWRLAAIWLTHAHFDHVGGVAGLLRSAGPAPVHMHQADEPLLEGAAASAARFGLAIEPPPLGFTPLVHGAELESGGVRARVLHTPGHAPGHVAFHLEGQGVVLSGDALFKGSVGRTDLPFGDHDQLLASIRRELLSLPPSTVVLPGHGDPTTVGAEAAGNPFL; this comes from the coding sequence GTGAGCGCTCCCGTCGAGATCGTCACGCTGCCCCTCGGGCCGGTGCGCGCCAACGCCTACCTGCTGGCGCTGGCCGGGCAGGTCGTCGTCGTGGACCCCGGTGACGCGGGCGAGGAGCTCGGCGCTGCCCTGGCGGAGCGCGGCTGGCGCCTGGCGGCGATCTGGTTGACGCACGCCCACTTCGACCACGTCGGCGGGGTGGCGGGGCTGCTGCGGAGCGCGGGCCCCGCGCCCGTCCACATGCATCAGGCCGACGAGCCGCTCCTCGAGGGGGCCGCGGCGTCGGCGGCGCGGTTCGGACTTGCCATCGAGCCGCCGCCCCTCGGCTTCACGCCCCTGGTGCACGGCGCGGAGCTTGAGTCGGGCGGCGTCAGGGCCCGGGTTCTCCACACCCCGGGGCACGCGCCGGGGCACGTCGCCTTCCACCTGGAGGGTCAGGGCGTGGTCTTGTCGGGCGACGCCCTCTTCAAGGGGTCGGTGGGCCGCACCGACCTGCCGTTCGGCGACCACGACCAGCTGCTGGCGAGCATCCGGCGGGAGCTGCTGTCGCTGCCACCCTCCACGGTGGTGCTACCGGGCCACGGCGACCCGACCACCGTGGGCGCCGAGGCGGCAGGCAACCCGTTCCTCTAG
- the gnd gene encoding decarboxylating NADP(+)-dependent phosphogluconate dehydrogenase: MSEQRADIGLVGLAVMGQNLVLNMTDHGFSVAVYNRTGAVTEEFMAGPAAGRRVTGHHDLATLVAALERPRRVMLMVKAGAAVDAVIDELVPLLERGDVIIDGGNSNHLDSSRRSRALREAGLLYVGTGVSGGEEGARTGPSIMPGGHAEAWPLVRDVLQAIAAKVDGAPCCEWMGEDGAGHFVKMVHNGIEYGDMQLIAEAYDLLATVGGLDAAALAALFARWNEGVLDSYLVEITARIFEHVEPDGEALVEKILDSAGQKGTGKWTAVDALNLGVPLTLIAEAVFARYLSARTDERAAASSVLAGPPGAQRPDARELEVDLEQALYAAKIASYAQGFMLLRAAAEEFAWHLDYRAVARIWRGGCIIRSRFLNDIAAAYEADPDLANLLVVPFFARALKAAQGGWRRSVTRAVAAGVPLPAMGAALAFYDGYRRARLPANLIQAQRDFFGAHTYERLDRPRGQHFHTDWTGHGGKTTSGTYEA; the protein is encoded by the coding sequence ATGAGCGAACAGCGAGCGGACATCGGCCTGGTCGGCCTCGCCGTCATGGGCCAGAACCTGGTGCTCAACATGACGGATCACGGTTTCTCCGTGGCCGTGTACAACCGCACGGGTGCCGTCACGGAGGAGTTCATGGCGGGACCGGCGGCGGGCAGGCGGGTGACGGGCCACCACGACCTCGCCACGCTGGTGGCCGCCCTCGAGCGTCCGCGCCGGGTGATGTTGATGGTCAAGGCCGGCGCCGCCGTGGACGCCGTGATCGACGAACTCGTGCCGCTGCTCGAGCGGGGCGACGTGATCATCGACGGCGGCAACTCCAACCACCTCGACTCCAGCAGGCGCTCCCGCGCCCTGCGCGAGGCGGGCCTACTCTACGTCGGCACGGGCGTGTCGGGCGGTGAGGAGGGCGCGCGCACCGGCCCGTCCATCATGCCGGGCGGGCACGCCGAGGCCTGGCCCCTCGTGAGGGACGTGCTGCAGGCCATCGCGGCCAAGGTCGACGGCGCGCCGTGCTGCGAGTGGATGGGGGAGGACGGCGCTGGGCACTTCGTGAAGATGGTGCATAACGGCATCGAGTACGGGGACATGCAGCTCATCGCCGAGGCGTACGATCTGCTCGCGACGGTCGGCGGTCTCGACGCGGCCGCCCTCGCCGCCCTCTTCGCCCGCTGGAACGAGGGCGTGCTCGACAGCTACCTGGTGGAGATCACGGCGCGGATCTTCGAGCACGTCGAGCCCGACGGCGAGGCGCTGGTGGAGAAGATCCTCGATTCGGCGGGCCAGAAGGGCACGGGCAAGTGGACGGCCGTCGACGCCTTGAACCTAGGAGTGCCGCTCACGCTCATCGCCGAGGCGGTGTTCGCGCGTTACCTCTCCGCGCGCACGGACGAGCGCGCGGCGGCCTCTAGCGTCCTTGCCGGGCCGCCCGGCGCTCAGCGCCCCGACGCCCGCGAGCTCGAGGTCGACCTGGAACAGGCCCTCTACGCCGCCAAGATCGCCTCGTACGCCCAGGGTTTCATGCTGCTTCGCGCCGCGGCGGAGGAGTTCGCCTGGCACCTGGATTACCGCGCCGTCGCCCGCATCTGGCGGGGCGGCTGCATCATCCGTTCGCGCTTCCTCAACGACATCGCGGCCGCCTACGAGGCCGACCCCGACCTGGCCAACCTGCTGGTGGTGCCCTTCTTCGCGCGGGCGCTGAAAGCGGCGCAGGGCGGCTGGCGCCGCAGCGTGACTCGGGCCGTGGCGGCCGGCGTGCCGCTCCCCGCGATGGGAGCGGCGCTCGCCTTCTACGACGGCTACCGCCGGGCGCGCCTGCCGGCCAACCTCATCCAGGCGCAACGCGACTTCTTCGGCGCCCACACCTACGAGCGCCTCGACCGCCCGCGCGGGCAGCACTTCCACACCGACTGGACGGGCCACGGCGGCAAGACGACCTCGGGCACGTACGAGGCCTGA
- a CDS encoding glutaredoxin family protein, translating into MTVYTTTWCPDCHALKAFLTAKGIAFTEVNIEEDPEALELVMRLNAGKRSVPTAVVGDVAASLSNFSTGKAHELLARAGLAPG; encoded by the coding sequence ATGACCGTCTACACCACGACGTGGTGCCCCGACTGCCACGCCCTGAAGGCGTTCCTCACCGCCAAGGGCATCGCCTTCACGGAGGTGAACATCGAGGAGGACCCGGAGGCGCTCGAGCTCGTCATGCGGCTGAACGCGGGCAAGCGCAGCGTGCCGACGGCCGTCGTCGGGGACGTGGCGGCGAGCCTCTCCAACTTCTCGACGGGTAAGGCGCACGAGCTGCTCGCACGGGCCGGGCTCGCGCCGGGTTGA
- the rplT gene encoding 50S ribosomal protein L20, whose product MPRARTGIVRRRRHQKVLKRAKGYWGLRSKSFRIAQQTLLNAADYAYRDRRDKKGDFRRLWIARINAAARLEGLSYSRFVAGLRKAGVQLDRKVLADLAVREPSAFKALIDVARNA is encoded by the coding sequence GTGCCACGCGCTAGAACCGGCATCGTACGCCGTCGCCGTCACCAGAAGGTCCTGAAGCGCGCCAAGGGCTACTGGGGGTTGCGCTCCAAGAGCTTCCGCATCGCCCAGCAGACGCTCCTCAACGCGGCCGATTACGCCTACCGCGACCGCCGCGACAAGAAGGGCGACTTCCGTAGGCTCTGGATCGCCCGCATCAACGCGGCCGCGCGCCTCGAGGGGCTCAGCTACTCCCGCTTCGTCGCCGGGCTTCGCAAGGCCGGCGTGCAGCTCGACCGCAAGGTCCTCGCCGACCTGGCCGTGCGCGAGCCGTCCGCCTTCAAGGCCCTGATCGACGTCGCCCGCAACGCCTGA
- a CDS encoding PIG-L family deacetylase has protein sequence MAELGGAAARGAGGGGRRLSRARWRAAMATLTAALLVGAFMLVNVPLVGAWLYETRFDLSAARLPAAAQVTASDRLLVFAPHPDDEVLCCGGFIQEALAAGALVRVVYVTAGDAFELAAVVAERELGRRGSAMVKLGRLRFGEAQAAMGVLGLAPGDLTLLGFPDRGLRELVIGPADRVYTSPYTLRSSVPYEQARSPGLAYTGAELRAEVAAVIEEFAPTLVLAPTLRDRHPDHRAVGAVVAEALAATGHLDSGRWYIVHGDPEWPLPKGVHLRQPLFPPLRARELPWERVDLEPEWEVTKLQAIYEYRSQVTMMKRYLQSFAKRNELLSRAPE, from the coding sequence GTGGCTGAGCTAGGCGGCGCGGCGGCGCGGGGGGCGGGCGGTGGTGGGCGCAGGTTGAGCCGCGCCCGCTGGCGCGCGGCCATGGCGACACTCACGGCGGCGCTCCTCGTGGGGGCCTTCATGCTCGTGAACGTGCCCCTGGTGGGCGCGTGGCTCTACGAGACGCGCTTCGACCTCAGCGCGGCCCGCCTCCCTGCTGCCGCGCAGGTCACAGCGAGCGACCGCCTGTTGGTCTTCGCGCCCCACCCCGACGACGAGGTGTTGTGCTGCGGGGGGTTCATCCAAGAGGCCCTCGCGGCGGGGGCACTCGTGCGGGTCGTCTACGTCACGGCGGGCGACGCCTTCGAGCTGGCGGCGGTGGTCGCCGAGCGGGAGCTCGGGCGCCGGGGCAGCGCCATGGTCAAGCTCGGCCGCTTGCGCTTCGGTGAGGCGCAGGCCGCGATGGGCGTCCTGGGGCTGGCTCCCGGCGACCTGACGCTCCTGGGGTTCCCCGACCGCGGCCTGCGCGAGCTGGTGATCGGCCCGGCGGACCGGGTGTACACGTCCCCGTACACCCTGCGCTCCAGCGTGCCGTACGAACAGGCGCGCTCGCCGGGCCTCGCGTACACGGGAGCCGAGCTGCGTGCCGAGGTCGCCGCCGTCATCGAGGAGTTCGCTCCCACACTCGTGCTCGCGCCGACGTTGCGCGACAGGCACCCCGACCACCGCGCCGTCGGGGCCGTCGTGGCCGAGGCGTTGGCGGCGACTGGTCACCTCGACAGCGGCCGGTGGTACATCGTCCACGGCGACCCCGAGTGGCCGCTGCCGAAGGGCGTCCACCTGCGGCAGCCGCTCTTCCCACCGCTACGGGCGCGTGAGCTGCCCTGGGAGCGCGTCGACCTCGAGCCGGAGTGGGAGGTCACGAAGCTCCAGGCCATCTACGAGTACCGCAGCCAGGTGACCATGATGAAGCGCTACCTGCAGTCGTTCGCCAAGCGCAACGAGCTTCTCAGTCGCGCCCCCGAGTAG
- a CDS encoding CoA-binding protein, with amino-acid sequence MEPADADLRRILEESRVVAVLGASTKDEKPAHFVPAYLMRHGYRILPVNPAATGAELFGSAVRATLAELDTPVDVVDVFRRPADIPAHLPDLLAMRPLPKVVWFQQGIRNDAAAATLAAAGIEVVQDRCMLEEHERLVGAGAGRSPLHRGDARG; translated from the coding sequence ATGGAACCGGCCGACGCAGACCTGAGACGGATCCTCGAGGAGAGCCGCGTGGTGGCCGTCCTCGGGGCAAGCACCAAGGACGAGAAGCCCGCGCACTTCGTGCCGGCCTACCTGATGCGGCACGGCTACCGGATCCTGCCCGTCAACCCCGCGGCCACCGGCGCGGAGCTGTTCGGCAGCGCCGTGCGCGCGACGCTGGCCGAGCTCGACACGCCCGTGGACGTGGTCGACGTGTTCAGGCGCCCGGCCGACATCCCCGCGCACCTGCCCGACCTCCTGGCGATGCGGCCACTGCCGAAGGTCGTGTGGTTCCAGCAGGGCATCCGCAACGACGCGGCCGCCGCCACGCTGGCGGCGGCAGGGATAGAGGTGGTGCAGGACCGCTGCATGCTCGAGGAGCACGAGCGCCTCGTCGGAGCGGGGGCGGGGCGTTCTCCCCTGCACCGCGGCGACGCCCGAGGGTAG
- the rpmI gene encoding 50S ribosomal protein L35, which translates to MPKLKTHKGTKARVKITGRGKVKAMRSGKRHLNYKKSGRKIRQGRTDLIVAKPEAERIKALLPYE; encoded by the coding sequence ATGCCGAAACTGAAGACCCATAAGGGCACCAAAGCCCGTGTCAAGATCACAGGGCGAGGTAAGGTCAAGGCCATGCGCTCCGGCAAGCGGCACCTGAACTACAAGAAGTCGGGCCGCAAGATCCGCCAGGGACGCACGGACCTCATCGTCGCCAAGCCAGAGGCGGAGCGCATCAAGGCGCTCCTGCCCTACGAGTGA
- a CDS encoding translation initiation factor IF-3, whose amino-acid sequence MESISKELKVNEQIRMRQVRLIGSDGQQVGIVETRDALRMAREEDLDLVLVGEAAQPPVAKLMDYGKYRFELQQQTKDARRRSRQQEMKSIKFRVKIDDHDYETKVNHIRRFLKSGHKVKVTIMFRGRERTHPELGQGILNRVAADVTELAVVDAAPVIAGMDMNMILRPAGALVEG is encoded by the coding sequence GTGGAGTCCATTTCGAAAGAGCTGAAGGTGAACGAGCAGATCCGCATGCGCCAGGTGCGCCTCATCGGTTCCGACGGTCAGCAGGTCGGCATCGTCGAGACCCGTGACGCGCTCCGCATGGCACGCGAGGAAGACCTCGATCTCGTCTTAGTGGGCGAGGCCGCGCAGCCGCCGGTCGCCAAGCTGATGGATTACGGCAAGTACCGTTTCGAACTCCAGCAGCAGACCAAGGACGCGCGCCGCCGCTCGCGCCAGCAGGAGATGAAGTCGATCAAGTTCCGCGTGAAGATCGACGATCACGACTACGAGACGAAGGTCAACCACATCCGCCGTTTCCTGAAGAGCGGTCACAAGGTGAAGGTGACCATCATGTTCCGCGGTCGCGAGCGCACCCACCCCGAGCTGGGGCAGGGCATCCTCAACCGCGTCGCCGCCGACGTCACCGAGCTCGCCGTCGTAGACGCCGCCCCGGTGATCGCGGGTATGGACATGAACATGATCCTTAGGCCCGCCGGAGCTCTGGTGGAGGGCTGA
- the ubiE gene encoding bifunctional demethylmenaquinone methyltransferase/2-methoxy-6-polyprenyl-1,4-benzoquinol methylase UbiE, with the protein MAVSGRREEREAATDRAERVRAMFSDIAPTYDLLNRVLSLGVDGRWRAEAARSALAAVPVGGSVLDVATGTGDLAIALKRARPDADVVGVDFAAPMLELARDKAAKRGVAVRFLPGDGTALPFEAGSFDAVTIAYGLRNFADPDAGLREFRRVLRPGGRLAVLEFPPPPEGLFGALFRFYFRAVLPRVGRLVSGAPGAYAYLPESVLAFLTPEALKERMVASGFAAVEYRLQTFGVSALHVAGVGSEPVEGEHD; encoded by the coding sequence ATGGCCGTGAGCGGGAGGCGAGAGGAGCGGGAGGCCGCGACCGATAGGGCGGAGCGCGTACGCGCCATGTTCTCCGACATCGCGCCCACCTACGACCTCCTCAACCGGGTGTTGTCGCTCGGCGTCGACGGCCGTTGGCGCGCGGAGGCCGCGCGCTCGGCGCTTGCCGCCGTGCCCGTCGGCGGTTCGGTGCTGGACGTGGCCACGGGCACTGGCGACCTGGCCATCGCGCTCAAGCGCGCCAGACCCGACGCCGACGTCGTGGGCGTCGACTTCGCGGCGCCCATGCTCGAGCTTGCCCGCGACAAGGCCGCCAAGCGCGGCGTGGCCGTGCGGTTCCTGCCTGGCGACGGCACGGCGCTTCCGTTCGAGGCGGGCTCGTTCGACGCCGTCACCATCGCCTACGGGCTGCGCAACTTCGCCGACCCCGACGCGGGTCTGCGGGAGTTCAGGCGCGTCCTGCGACCCGGCGGGCGGCTCGCGGTCCTCGAGTTCCCGCCCCCGCCGGAAGGCCTCTTCGGGGCGCTGTTCCGCTTCTACTTCAGGGCGGTCCTGCCGCGGGTAGGCCGGCTGGTGTCGGGCGCGCCCGGCGCCTACGCGTACCTGCCGGAGTCGGTGCTCGCGTTCCTGACGCCGGAGGCGTTGAAGGAGCGCATGGTCGCTTCCGGTTTCGCGGCGGTAGAGTACCGGCTGCAGACCTTCGGGGTCTCCGCGTTGCACGTGGCGGGCGTCGGATCCGAACCTGTGGAGGGTGAGCATGACTGA